The Cytophagia bacterium CHB2 DNA window ATGGCCGGCGCGACACAACGGCCCGGCCAGGTGATCGGCATGCACTTTTTCAATCCGGTGCCGTTGATGAAACTCATCGAAATCATTCGCGGCCTGGAAACGTCAGACGCGACGATTGCCGCAGCGCAAGAAGTTGCGAAGCTGATGGGCAAGGAAACAGTCGTGATCAACGAATCGCCGGGATTCATTACCACGCGCATCAATGCCATGATCGGCAACGAAGCATTTTACATGCTGCAAGAAGGCGTGGCCAGCGCAGCGGAAATCGACAAGGCGCTGAAGCTCGGCTTGAATCATCCCATGGGGCCGTTCGAGTTGGTCGATCTTGTGGGACTCGACGTGCGCTTGCATATTCTAACTTTTTTGCATCAAACACTGGGCGAGAAGTTCCGGCCGTGCCCCTTGCTGGTGAAGTATGTAAAAGCGGGGAGATTGGGAAGAAAAGCGGGGAAGGGTGTCTATGAGTATATGTAGATAATCATCATGATGCTTTTCCGAAGTCACAGGTTGAAAGGAATGTGATTGCCGGCAAGCATTGTGATTCGAACGTAAATTTACAGGACTCAAAAAACGTAAGGAGCAGTGCCATGACAAAGTATGCTCTGTGCATCGGGATCAATGATTATCCCGGCACCGATAGCGACCTGGCGGGATGCGTAAATGACGCGAACGACTGGGCTTCAGCGCTGCAGCAACGCGGCTTTACTGTGACGAAGCTGCTCGACCGGAAGGCTACTGGCAAGGCGATGCGCAACAAGATCGAAGAGACGATCGCCAAA harbors:
- a CDS encoding 3-hydroxyacyl-CoA dehydrogenase; its protein translation is MHHVSVIGGGTMGRGIAYASCLAGFATKLYDVSEKLLNDANAAIMASFRKAVEKKILSEETAAKAFTRLHLIKDLSAAAREADFIIEAIPERMDLKIELFRQLDKMAPALAIFATNTSSLSITEMAGATQRPGQVIGMHFFNPVPLMKLIEIIRGLETSDATIAAAQEVAKLMGKETVVINESPGFITTRINAMIGNEAFYMLQEGVASAAEIDKALKLGLNHPMGPFELVDLVGLDVRLHILTFLHQTLGEKFRPCPLLVKYVKAGRLGRKAGKGVYEYM